A genomic window from Coccinella septempunctata chromosome 9, icCocSept1.1, whole genome shotgun sequence includes:
- the LOC123319831 gene encoding glycine-rich cell wall structural protein isoform X1 — protein MRPLVILTTLVAIATAEPPSGYSYSPPSTSYGAPSGGGGGFGGGFGGGSGGGFHGGSTGIGGGFGGSSGGGFGGGIGGGFGGGSGGGFGGGSGGGFGGGFGGGAGGGFGGGAGGGFGGGTTVQKHIYVHVPPPEPEEFRPQRPIQVGQAQKHYKIIFIKAPSAPAPTAPVIPVQPQNEEKTLVYVLVKKPEEAPEIQIPTPAPTQPSKPEVYFIRYKTQKEGGGIGGGIGGGIGGGIGGGIGGGIGGGIGGGIGGGIGGGSGIGGGDFGGIGGGIGGGSGIGGGSGVSTSYGPPGKSGPY, from the exons ATCCTTACCACCCTGGTGGCCATTGCCACGGCCGAACCTCCATCCGGCTATAGCTACAGTCCCCCATCAACCTCTTACGGAGCACCCTCAGGGGGAGGTGGCGGTTTTGGAGGCGGTTTCGGAGGCGGTAGCGGTGGCGGCTTCCACGGAGGAAGTACCG GAATAGGAGGAGGATTTGGAGGAAGCTCTGGAGGCGGTTTCGGAGGCG GAATCGGAGGTGGTTTCGGAGGTGGCTCAGGAGGCGGTTTCGGAGGTGGTTCCGGAGGCGGTTTCGGAGGCGGTTTCGGCGGTGGTGCCGGAGGCGGTTTCGGCGGTGGAGCCGGAGGCGGCTTCGGAGGCGGCACCACCGTCCAAAAGCACATCTACGTCCACGTACCCCCACCAGAGCCTGAAGAATTCAGACCACAAAGACCCATCCAAGTCGGCCAGGCCCAGAAACACTACAAGATCATCTTCATCAAGGCCCCATCCGCCCCAGCCCCAACCGCCCCAGTCATCCCAGTCCAACCCCAGAACGAAGAGAAGACCCTCGTCTACGTCTTGGTCAAGAAACCAGAAGAAGCACCAGAGATCCAGATCCCAACCCCAGCCCCGACCCAACCCAGCAAACCGGAGGTCTACTTCATCAGATACAAGACCCAG aagGAAGGCGGCGGTATCGGAGGAGGCATTGGAGGCGGTATTGGAGGTGGCATTGGAGGAGGTATTGGAGGTGGCATTGGAGGCGGAATTGGAGGAGGAATCGGCGGTGGTATTGGCGGCGGTAGCGGCATTGGCGGCGGCGATTTCGGCGGTATCGGCGGTGGAATCGGCGGCGGTAGCGGTATCGGAGGCGGCAGCGGCGTCTCCACCAGCTACGGCCCCCCAGGCAAATCTGGCCCCTACTAA
- the LOC123319831 gene encoding glycine-rich protein 23 isoform X2 gives MRPLVILTTLVAIATAEPPSGYSYSPPSTSYGAPSGGGGGFGGGFGGGIGGGFGGGSGGGFGGGSGGGFGGGFGGGAGGGFGGGAGGGFGGGTTVQKHIYVHVPPPEPEEFRPQRPIQVGQAQKHYKIIFIKAPSAPAPTAPVIPVQPQNEEKTLVYVLVKKPEEAPEIQIPTPAPTQPSKPEVYFIRYKTQKEGGGIGGGIGGGIGGGIGGGIGGGIGGGIGGGIGGGIGGGSGIGGGDFGGIGGGIGGGSGIGGGSGVSTSYGPPGKSGPY, from the exons ATCCTTACCACCCTGGTGGCCATTGCCACGGCCGAACCTCCATCCGGCTATAGCTACAGTCCCCCATCAACCTCTTACGGAGCACCCTCAGGGGGAGGTGGCGGTTTTGGAGGCGGTTTCGGAGGCG GAATCGGAGGTGGTTTCGGAGGTGGCTCAGGAGGCGGTTTCGGAGGTGGTTCCGGAGGCGGTTTCGGAGGCGGTTTCGGCGGTGGTGCCGGAGGCGGTTTCGGCGGTGGAGCCGGAGGCGGCTTCGGAGGCGGCACCACCGTCCAAAAGCACATCTACGTCCACGTACCCCCACCAGAGCCTGAAGAATTCAGACCACAAAGACCCATCCAAGTCGGCCAGGCCCAGAAACACTACAAGATCATCTTCATCAAGGCCCCATCCGCCCCAGCCCCAACCGCCCCAGTCATCCCAGTCCAACCCCAGAACGAAGAGAAGACCCTCGTCTACGTCTTGGTCAAGAAACCAGAAGAAGCACCAGAGATCCAGATCCCAACCCCAGCCCCGACCCAACCCAGCAAACCGGAGGTCTACTTCATCAGATACAAGACCCAG aagGAAGGCGGCGGTATCGGAGGAGGCATTGGAGGCGGTATTGGAGGTGGCATTGGAGGAGGTATTGGAGGTGGCATTGGAGGCGGAATTGGAGGAGGAATCGGCGGTGGTATTGGCGGCGGTAGCGGCATTGGCGGCGGCGATTTCGGCGGTATCGGCGGTGGAATCGGCGGCGGTAGCGGTATCGGAGGCGGCAGCGGCGTCTCCACCAGCTACGGCCCCCCAGGCAAATCTGGCCCCTACTAA
- the LOC123320146 gene encoding active regulator of SIRT1-like — MSSSIVRKALQLVDEDSHPKTKKHKKELKAKDILGGGKLKNVHSTKKLTVTELRKSMKPKEEIYRKNLEKLERIKTITTVQLNEESLNKIIERGVSRRPISGKPKIKNKKEKETVFTEEDFKKFEEEYTGE; from the coding sequence ATGTCTTCTTCAATAGTAAGGAAAGCGTTGCAACTTGTAGACGAAGATAGCCACCCCAAAACGAAGAAACATAAAAAAGAATTGAAAGCTAAAGATATCCTGGGTGGAGGTAAGCTGAAGAACGTTCACAGTACCAAGAAACTCACCGTCACCGAGCTTCGAAAATCCATGAAACCGAAGGAGGAAATCTACAGGAAGAACTTGGAGAAACTGGAAAGGATCAAAACTATCACCACCGTCCAGCTCAATGAAGAATCCTTGAACAAAATAATAGAAAGGGGAGTTTCTCGAAGACCGATATCTGGCAAACcgaaaataaagaataaaaagGAAAAGGAGACTGTGTTCACGGAGGAAGACTTCAAGAAGTTTGAGGAAGAATATACCGGGGAATAA